A window of Eublepharis macularius isolate TG4126 chromosome 18, MPM_Emac_v1.0, whole genome shotgun sequence genomic DNA:
GCTCTCCGAATCTTGCAGGCCCACCGCCAGGCCTTCAAACACAGAGTGCAACGAGAGGGCCAGCATCAGCACCAGGTACCGGAAGGATGACCGAGAAGGGCGCTGGGATGCCTGCTGCTCAAGGCCAGCCTCTTCGCTGTGGTGCTGAGCAGGGCAGGCCGAGAGCAGGGGCGTCGCTTCATCCCCCTGTGGCTCGCTGCAGTCCAAGGCCACATGCTCTATCACCAGCACCAGCAAGAAGCCCAGAGCCAGGATCAGCTCTGGCATGGGGAAGTCCAGCTgcaggcagagagaaagcagggagGGGTTGGCTGGCCTTGGAACCCAATGGCTGCTGTACCTTTTAGGCTACAGGCCCTTCCTTCCCTCAAGCACCCCCATCCCAAGAGAAATGCCTCATCCCAGCCCCTTGGCCGCGCTGCATTCCTTTCAGAGAATCAACTCTTTGAGAGATTAGGCAGACGCCCTGAAGCCAAAACCAGGGAAACTAAACTCCCGGGCTCGGCCAGAATGACCTTGCTGTCCCGATCACCTGCTCCTGCAGCTGGATGCTCTACAACTTAGCAGCCGCAGAGAGCTAGAATACACACACCCCGCAGGAGCTGGGGCCGCCTCCCCTGCTGCCCCCGCCCCATCAGCGGCATCCAACTACTGAATATGCTGGTTAAGCCACAAACTTGCGGGGACAAAGGCCCTCGCCGAGCCTCCCAGCGAACCGGGGCTTTGCTTCCAGGCTCCGAGCTGCAGAGCCGACCCCGAGAGGCCCCGCTTTGGAAAGCCAATCCCGCCCCGCGCGCCCCGCGCCCGGTACCGAAAAGCTCTGCCGGCTCAGCTCCTCTCGCAGGTGCTCCAGCGAGTCGGGCACGACGTCCAGCAAGCAGGTGGCCAGGAAGACGCCGCCAGCCGCGCCGCTCAGGAGGCTCCGCCAGCGGGGGCCACACCCTGCgggaggggaagggagcaagCCGGAGGGTCACTGCCGCGCCGCTGGGCACGCCCGCCCCAGCCAGCCCGCCCCAGCCAGCCCGCCACTCACCCGGCCCGCCGACTCGCCGCAGCACCGCCGGGAGGAGCGCGCAGAGCAGAGGCAGCAGCCCCAGCGCCACGAGGGCGCCCAGCTTCAGCGCCAGCAGCGACCACATGGCCCCGACTcggcgcccgcccgcccgccgcccaTTTAAACCTTCGCTCCGCGTGACGCGCGCGGCCCCGCTCCGCTCCCATTGGCCCCGGCTGTGCCCCGCCCCGTCGGCGGCCGGCGGTCGTCTGAACGCGGGGCTTGCGGATCAATGGGAAGCCGCGTTGGGACAAGTGGCTTGGGGGTCGCTGCGGCCCTGATGCGTCTTGGAAGTGAGGGACTTTGCGCTGGGCAAAGAATAGGGAAGTGTAGGTGGACACAGAGGACTTGTTTTGCCAAGGGGAAAATGTTCTTTTGGATTTGGAAACTGACCAACTGCTACAGGAGGCAAAACAGGCATGAAATTCCTCTAAAGTATTTGGTAAATTTTATCAacgttttttaaatatataaagtgCAGACAGTGCTAAAGTGTAAGTCATACCAAATACATACAAAAGTTATAATATCATAGTACAGTATCAATAGCTTTAATGTACTAATACACGACCAAATTATACAATATCAGCAACTGCAATACGCTGATTCATGACCATAACTGGTCATTCATAACCATAATAGGTAGACAGTCCAACTGGTGCAGTAATCATATCACTTCCTTTTTCCAGAGTGCGGACCATTCTCCAAATGGGAGTAGAGCTGCAAGTTGTCTTCCCAGAAGCCTAGgggtcttatgccagccaattATCAATTCCCGTTTCACCGAACGAGCTTCCTCACGGGCATGATATCACAAACTATAATAAAGGTATAATATATTATGCCTTTAGCACTGTCTGcactttatatatttaaaaaaatctgataaaATTTACTAAATGCTTCCCGAGGACTTTCATTCCTATTTTGCCTCCTATAGCAGTTGGTCAGTTTGTGATTCTGTGGAGGCGCCCTGGTTGTATTAGTATTCCTTTTGGATTTGGAGACAATAAGCACCCAAGTGAAGAAGGAAAGCAGATTTATTAAATCCCTCTTTTAAATTACAGGAAAGAAATGaagggcagcccaatcctaagaagggcacggaaagtgaacaggaaccgaactaaggcttgcgagggcgcatctagcccgtacgcccgcgtaagtggccttccgcccgcgctgggacgcggcgctggcccgccggcgggccagcaccggtgcaagccgcaggcgcccgggcggcggcgcagaagtggcgtagagccctacgccgacgcaggggggggcggggagcaaggcggggtcggagttagtccgctccctaagctcctccagaagcgggaacacccacagcggcgcaaaaaagctacgccacggaaaaagaaggcgtagcccataggcgtccatggaacggcgaaaaatcagccccctctctgagcgcctcgccccgcccctatggcccgaaggagcataggatgagaactatcccggggaccaatcagcgtgcgcgcccggcatggacgagcccccctctctgcacccaatcacctgcgaccgcgccctacaaaacatccggccagcgccgcccaaacccccaggtaagtgagcactcggccggaggctctgcccgtctgctgagtggcattgcccctttgaaaaccgaaacgggctgagggcattcacattggcaggcgcagaatgcactcgggggactttgcgaaaaactgggggaacttcgcataaaggggaagaggtgcctaactgcctaactctctttctaccgtgatagaaagaatgactccacagctaactgatgcatgctagttgcttctaactaagcacaaacaaactaacccttccgtggcagaagggaatgacactttgcaaattaaccgcatgctctcccgtttccttgcaggtgccctgactcttgcgctcccacctggtgatgaccgacggagcgctgacaggtaaggaggaggtgggggggcattccgcagattagtgcaaaccgcccattcacctgaacccacccgctcacttgccgctttgggtgaggcccagcaggggtggggggcaaccatggccgcccctggctgcctcagaggcaggcgcctcgaaaaccacatgtggccaggtgtttgttgtgaccagctcattctctcccttaaaggtaaaggcttgccaaggccgagtgcatcctcaccagaccgtcatgcatcagctgctgccctcgaccatgtgcaacccccccccccggatggcggagtgtggggcttgccttgccagtggaacgaggcaaagcccacacgtgtctttttcccccacaggcacgtccagggcatggctgctcccccgcgccccgccctccccaaacatctctgacggacggttggctgcagcccaggaagcaccgtcgcgccgcggcctgcatcccagccccgcccctccgagcgggaaggagggctgtgtggaatgctccggctccctcgccagcctaaatgcaagcccgctctttccagtgcaataaaacgagatgtacaacaactgttttctgtgtctgcgagtctgacttcgtcctccgcccctcccccaacactcccgtcacatccccccacctgcacattgccacaaatgtatccgacacaccccgtcttgcctccccgccccctccctccctcctcccccccctcctcctctgtatttgaccagtgtctgtaccacccatctgccgaagagaacttgattctcagaagcctgtgccacaataaaattggatagttttaaaggtgctatgggaccctttttgaattcgctaccacaggctaacacggctaacccccctgcatctatggccaggtagagggttggggcggggcatgtgagcggggagggggatcaatccccggtggggagagtagctggcacccgataagcaagggagagggtggtgcgagctgccgctgcaagggggtgggagatggcaggggaaacggtccactcgcgggaaccctagcccccaccaatggagaatccagggtggtggcaggcggatgccatatcccgggcaggaggtctcgcgcgcctggggagggtcgcccccatcgcagccgcagccccagcaacacagtcccatgagcggccgcctcccagagtgggtccagcccctcgggcgtctgcagcagccccattggtcattccaacaccttccaccccagggcgtcctgccttgcatccaatcccgtggagcagttgccagcctcccacgccaacaggccatggttgttgggaggggtggggtgtgtccgaggctgcgcgtggctccgccctggctcggcgccgtctcctgcgttcagcaattgtggccactcgcgttgccctgccgggggggggaaccactccgaggctgccagccccgccaatcctgcagggaaggccgctggccccgcccacaggggcagtggaagagcgcatcagctgcgcaaagtggctaaaatgcgggagcccgaggcctcccggctggctgccacagcgtgccccttccccggccgggccatgcaggctgggtggccaccccaggcccgggagggccccccgatggcaggttgcgtgactgccccagctcagggcggcatgccaggcagggcaggtgcgttagggcaatatggaagacatgccagagcggcccctggccagtccttgtgcatcctaagccccccccccttggaagggatgcgctgtcaccgcgggcctggtcatgcgctcatggtgccagggcaggatatggctggcagttcaccaaagtatcgcaggcagacacgggtccatgtgtagatgagctttattcccagtcccacggcgcaacgtacagccaggcccaagggttcacgtcccgcaaggatgcacttgagcagcacagcatccccgcaagggaagagggccctggggccataggaagccaaccaccacggccccctcccctccaacccacaggtctgagacgggggggggggcctgtgctgaacctatccatgaactatgcagctgccagacagaagatagggaattgttacatctcagaccctccaaggtcatgccggcgggcggtgtagttcggtgggcagcacagaaacacgatacccacagcggtcccggctgcatggagggcgacgggtggcgggagcagtgggcggccaggctcggggcccagctcattgccaaggctgccgggaatgacctcctggcagatgagggtgcgatgactgcgcggccagtttacctggaggagctcttccctggccgtgcggaggaggcccacctcatacgagcgtggctagacacggcgctgtgcgaggtggagcatgacctcctggaagaggaggtggctgcgggccctgcgcgcagtaagtcagggtcctcggcgccatccagggagcctcctccgctgccacagagggcaggccataagggcccggaggcgtcccagccacttccgtcgaggcgcaggttgcaggtgcttgcagcagatgccgggctgccaccaacgggtgccccccctccctctctcccccctctgcagggaccatcaatgacaggtggatggctgccatggaccgggttcacggggcattccagcaggcgcgggcagcggcaccatgtgagtctcgccaacaggaggggcacgggcatgtggggtggggcggcctgcggccgcgacaacaaccccagagcccacaggggccctgacgctcccatcccccacctcttgcccccacagcggcgcccgcccggagcccctcgccagatgaggaggaacttgggaggggcttcaccgcctggtctccaccccgctacccgccacccgctgaagacccagagggtgacccagtggacgggcctggcaggaagcggccgaagctggagcccgtccccgcagacggccgggcagctgccgatatgccatcccaggcacaggcatcttggaccccagccgggcccctgctctgtaacggggatgccgtggcagggccgctggcctccccctgctccgacgcgctacctagccctcaccctcctggctgctgaggccggggttctgggttggcaagctgctctctgggtgcctgatgcggccctggaatcgattgggaataaagccaagttcgttaaccgcttttcccgtgcagcccgtccatggggggcggtggctgctggccggggcggctttcccatgctctctacatgcaggggttgagggagcggggactcggaggggccgcctgggacaccataggggcgtaaagggcgagtgtttggccggccgagccccccatggccaggcatggccctcagcgcgcagcatgccacaggtgctccgcgaccctgtctcgcacagctcggtcatgctcctggggctctgcaggggcgtcaggagaaaggcgaccggcgggcggcagccaggggtcctcgcctgggccctctgtggctggcaaggggagctgctggcgcacggcaatattgtgcagcatgacacaggcagccacaagcttggcgacggtgaacggctgcatggccaggcggccgcccgtgtgatggaggcatctgaagcgc
This region includes:
- the LOC129345714 gene encoding zinc transporter ZIP1-like, with amino-acid sequence MWSLLALKLGALVALGLLPLLCALLPAVLRRVGGPGCGPRWRSLLSGAAGGVFLATCLLDVVPDSLEHLREELSRQSFSLDFPMPELILALGFLLVLVIEHVALDCSEPQGDEATPLLSACPAQHHSEEAGLEQQASQRPSRSSFRYLVLMLALSLHSVFEGLAVGLQDSESKVLQLAGAILLHKSIVAASLGLLLLQSRLPLLWLAAALGTFVLMSPLGVGLGMAVTHSSGMGSTTTRSILEGVAAGTFMYITFLEILPQELSSSDSRLPKVLTVLLGFSGMAGLRLLG